Proteins from a genomic interval of Sulfurimonas sp. HSL3-2:
- a CDS encoding P-loop NTPase, with the protein MMGHQAEKLEKLVASSTAKKSKKTRFVAITSGKGGVGKSTISSNLAYILSQNGLNVGIFDADIGLANLDVMFNVSIKKNILHVLKGEAKVSDILIPITRNLILIPGDSGDEILKYSDEALFTRFMQEAQVLDKLDVMIIDTGAGIGEHIQMFMNAADDVIVVTVPDPAAITDAYATIKTISSMRNDISVIMNQVRGEKEAVAVFDKIKKVALSNIREDLNLSYLGKVNSDSKVSTSVKQRELVSVICPSSQPAMDLELIAKEIAKNLERNVLVSSNESGLTGLFRRLMQHF; encoded by the coding sequence ATGATGGGGCATCAGGCTGAAAAACTGGAAAAACTAGTAGCATCATCAACTGCCAAAAAATCTAAAAAAACTAGATTTGTTGCCATCACAAGTGGTAAAGGCGGGGTAGGGAAAAGTACTATTAGTTCAAATCTGGCGTATATTCTCTCGCAAAACGGTTTGAATGTCGGTATATTTGATGCGGACATCGGTCTTGCAAACCTTGATGTCATGTTCAATGTGAGTATCAAAAAAAATATCTTACATGTACTCAAAGGTGAAGCAAAAGTCTCCGACATACTTATACCGATAACAAGAAATCTTATTCTCATTCCCGGTGACAGCGGAGATGAGATATTAAAATATTCAGATGAAGCACTTTTTACCAGGTTTATGCAGGAAGCACAGGTCTTGGATAAACTTGATGTCATGATAATAGACACGGGTGCAGGGATCGGCGAGCATATTCAGATGTTTATGAATGCGGCAGATGATGTTATAGTAGTGACTGTCCCTGATCCTGCTGCCATAACCGATGCTTATGCAACTATAAAAACTATCTCATCTATGCGAAATGATATTTCTGTTATAATGAATCAGGTACGCGGTGAGAAAGAAGCTGTGGCAGTATTTGACAAGATAAAAAAGGTCGCATTGTCAAATATAAGAGAGGATCTTAATCTTAGCTATCTCGGTAAGGTGAATTCAGATTCAAAAGTCTCTACGTCTGTCAAGCAAAGAGAACTGGTAAGTGTGATCTGCCCGTCATCTCAACCGGCGATGGATCTGGAACTTATAGCCAAAGAGATAGCTAAAAACTTGGAACGAAATGTGCTAGTTTCATCTAATGAAAGTGGGTTAACGGGGCTTTTTAGACGTTTAATGCAACATTTTTAA
- the folK gene encoding 2-amino-4-hydroxy-6-hydroxymethyldihydropteridine diphosphokinase, protein MIKKRVISEKLTLIYTACFPYKKQQTSSHKYKVTIGIGGNVGDVLRRFNHLFFKLRDDVRVEVLETSPILKNPPFGYMEQDDFLNSVMVLATSMQPKQFLDYLMRLEKRFSRKRSFSNAPRTLDLDILFFDDRRIDTKSLKVPHPDWMNRESVVIPLSSISR, encoded by the coding sequence ATGATAAAAAAACGTGTCATAAGTGAAAAGCTTACACTTATCTATACGGCATGTTTTCCATATAAAAAACAACAGACATCATCACACAAGTACAAAGTCACAATAGGGATCGGCGGAAATGTGGGTGATGTTTTAAGAAGATTTAATCATCTTTTTTTTAAACTTAGAGATGATGTTCGTGTTGAGGTTTTAGAGACTTCACCGATTTTAAAAAATCCTCCTTTTGGCTACATGGAGCAGGATGATTTTTTAAACTCTGTGATGGTCTTGGCAACGTCGATGCAGCCAAAACAGTTTCTTGACTATCTTATGCGATTAGAGAAAAGATTTTCAAGAAAACGCAGCTTTTCAAATGCACCAAGGACTTTAGATTTGGATATTTTATTTTTTGACGACCGCCGTATAGATACGAAATCTTTAAAAGTTCCTCATCCCGATTGGATGAACAGAGAAAGCGTAGTAATCCCATTATCAAGTATCAGCAGATGA
- the aroQ gene encoding type II 3-dehydroquinate dehydratase, with amino-acid sequence MKIVVIQGPNLNMLGVREQQFYGPMKLEQIHAQMKDFATQNGIEIEFFQSNLEGELVDRIQECYGEVDGIIINPAAYTHTSIAIRDAISAVSIPTIEVHISNTYRREEFRQKNLIAPVCTSSLIGFGPFGYHLAMVGMLQLFNEIKAMQEAQKAQQA; translated from the coding sequence ATGAAAATTGTAGTGATTCAAGGTCCGAATTTAAATATGTTAGGTGTACGTGAACAACAGTTTTATGGGCCGATGAAACTAGAGCAGATTCACGCTCAAATGAAAGATTTCGCAACTCAAAACGGTATTGAGATAGAGTTTTTTCAAAGTAATTTAGAGGGTGAACTTGTAGATAGAATCCAAGAGTGCTACGGTGAAGTAGACGGGATCATTATCAATCCTGCTGCATATACTCATACATCTATTGCTATCCGTGATGCGATCAGTGCTGTTTCTATTCCGACTATCGAAGTGCATATATCAAACACTTACCGTCGTGAAGAGTTCCGTCAAAAGAACCTTATAGCACCTGTATGTACATCTTCACTTATCGGTTTTGGACCGTTTGGATACCACCTTGCAATGGTAGGGATGTTACAACTTTTCAATGAGATAAAAGCGATGCAAGAAGCTCAAAAAGCACAGCAAGCGTAA
- the flhF gene encoding flagellar biosynthesis protein FlhF, with amino-acid sequence MKILTFSGKTPTEALKKAQAAVGEDAMLIETREIQKKALGKEPLYEIVVGVDEKQTKTAPQASRAKPLEMQKPIREDSEDVYYNISRAARQISDIAKVADEEVYSGERTTQVEAPQPKELVDIKAELSKLGDRVKLIQNMFWQERSPNLDRAIPPEFAEIYKMALESGMNKDHLDEMMHLSLEHMPLKMRENSETVKRYFKSILRKMVPVRMESLPTPTSKKVIMLVGPTGVGKTTSIAKLAARYSYLMEKRYKVGLVVLDTYRIGAVEQLMQYARMMKLGIETVVDPPEFSSALNSLRYCDYILIDTMGSSPYDKGKIEKIYECLNSNTTEFNIDVVLVMPSSIKYEDLKATYDNFETLDVDTMMFTKLDETRGFGNIFSLVYETKKPISYFSVGQEVPEDLVVANSDFLVECLLHGFNRSKL; translated from the coding sequence ATGAAGATTTTAACTTTTAGCGGTAAAACACCGACAGAAGCATTGAAAAAAGCACAAGCAGCAGTCGGCGAAGATGCTATGCTTATCGAAACACGTGAGATCCAGAAAAAAGCTCTTGGAAAAGAGCCTTTATATGAGATCGTAGTGGGCGTTGATGAAAAACAGACTAAAACAGCACCTCAGGCAAGCAGAGCTAAACCTCTAGAGATGCAAAAGCCTATCAGAGAGGACAGTGAGGATGTTTATTACAATATCTCAAGAGCTGCCAGACAGATATCCGATATTGCAAAAGTAGCGGATGAAGAGGTCTACAGCGGGGAGAGGACTACCCAGGTCGAAGCTCCTCAGCCAAAAGAACTTGTCGATATAAAAGCGGAACTTTCAAAACTCGGAGACAGAGTAAAACTGATCCAAAATATGTTTTGGCAGGAGCGCTCTCCAAATCTTGACCGTGCGATCCCGCCGGAGTTTGCCGAGATATATAAAATGGCGCTTGAAAGCGGTATGAACAAAGATCATTTAGATGAGATGATGCATCTGAGTCTGGAACATATGCCGCTTAAGATGAGAGAAAACTCTGAGACGGTAAAAAGATATTTTAAATCGATCCTTAGAAAAATGGTCCCGGTGAGAATGGAGAGCCTTCCGACACCAACGAGCAAAAAAGTGATCATGCTTGTCGGTCCTACGGGTGTGGGCAAGACTACATCCATCGCAAAACTTGCAGCAAGATACTCTTACTTGATGGAGAAAAGATATAAAGTAGGACTTGTCGTCTTAGATACATATAGAATCGGTGCAGTTGAACAGCTGATGCAGTATGCGAGGATGATGAAACTCGGTATCGAAACGGTTGTGGATCCTCCGGAGTTTTCAAGTGCGTTGAACTCTTTGAGATATTGTGATTATATTTTAATCGATACAATGGGTTCAAGCCCTTACGATAAAGGTAAAATAGAGAAGATATATGAGTGTCTAAACTCTAATACGACGGAGTTCAACATAGACGTCGTTTTAGTTATGCCGAGTTCGATCAAGTACGAGGATCTAAAAGCGACATACGATAACTTTGAGACTCTTGACGTAGATACGATGATGTTTACAAAACTGGATGAGACAAGAGGATTTGGAAATATCTTCTCATTAGTCTATGAAACTAAAAAGCCGATCAGCTACTTTTCAGTGGGACAGGAGGTTCCTGAAGATTTAGTCGTTGCTAACAGCGACTTTTTGGTCGAGTGTTTATTACATGGGTTTAATCGGAGCAAACTATGA